In the Salvelinus namaycush isolate Seneca chromosome 35, SaNama_1.0, whole genome shotgun sequence genome, one interval contains:
- the foxj1b gene encoding forkhead box protein J1-B — translation MPVLMSPEIASKFKEKWLKLQPENQDTAAGSVHLDDSLTSLHWLQNFSILSTNSERSTGTGSGCPSQHLVSYHQRLYPPGTDSPSSPPAGDTAATGMPLCLGSPVTSGSNSTDARLVNYPHHQTTTYPHLNHHITQIIPPEEIDFKTNPKVKPPYSYASLICMAMQASKKPKVTLSTIYNWITDNFCYYRHAEPSWQNSIRHNLSLNKCFMKVPRQKDEPGKGGFWQIDPQYADMFVNGVFKRRRMSSSHYNTDRQSKLLHNQETGYHRATQRGQDGYHYQGAGAGNKRKQPSPKQNSKMARTPKSPLLSTEAHSADVVLRGDFDLVSVFDDVLSGNCSTFEDLDINTALSSLGCELDLTLQERHSVGLGRWCGEGDNQTQTHDSYGYMELSGSVGCNSSNIGNIYIQQQQLNQDQLLQTHLHQFEEVTLFPEQQEVHPWEEMKEEVQAIPQTLDQGFGLCEGFFSEIQPWERAEAYL, via the exons ATGCCTGTCCTGATGAGTCCGGAGATCGCCTCCAAGTTTAAGGAAAAATGGCTGAAATTACAGCCAGAGAACCAGGACACCGCAGCCGGGTCAGTGCACCTGGACGACAGCCTGACCAGCCTCCACTGGCTTCAGAACTTCTCCATCCTCAGCACTAACTCAGAAAGATCCACCGGCACCGGCTCCGGTTGCCCCTCACAGCACCTGGTCTCCTACCACCAGCGCCTGTACCCCCCGGGCACCGACTCCCCGTCTAGCCCTCCAGCCGGAGACACGGCCGCTACCGGGATGCCTCTCTGCCTCGGGAGCCCCGTTACCTCTGGCAGTAACTCCACCGATGCGCGTTTGGTGAATTATCCACACCACCAAACCACAACCTACCCTCACCTCAACCACCACATCACGCAGATCATCCCACCAGAGGAGATTGACTTTAAAACGAACCCCAAAGTCAAACCGCCTTATTCCTATGCCTCTCTCATCTGTATGGCCATGCAGGCCAGCAAGAAGCCCAAGGTGACTCTTTCCACCATCTATAACTGGATCACAGACAACTTCTGCTACTACAGACATGCTGAGCCCAGCTGGCAG AACTCTATCCGCCATAACCTCTCGCTCAACAAGTGCTTCATGAAAGTTCCGCGGCAGAAGGATGAACCAGGGAAAGGAGGCTTCTGGCAGATCGACCCTCAGTACGCTGACATGTTCGTCAACGGAGTCTTCAAGAGAAGGAGAATGTCCTCCAGCCACTACAACACCGACAGACAGAGCAAGCTCCTACACAACCAGGAAACTGGCTACCACAGAGCCACTCAGCGGGGCCAAGATGGCTACCACTACCAAGGAGCTGGAGCCGGCAACAAGCGTAAACAACCTTCTCCAAAGCAAAACAGCAAGATGGCGCGAACACCCAAATCCCCACTGTTATCCACGGAGGCCCACAGCGCAGATGTAGTTCTGAGGGGAGACTTTGACCTTGTATCTGTGTTTGACGATGTCCTCAGTGGAAACTGCAGTACATTCGAAGACCTGGACATCAACACTGCTCTGAGCTCCCTGGGCTGCGAGCTGGATCTGACCCTGCAGGAGAGGCACTCTGTCGGGCTGGGgaggtggtgtggagagggggacaACCAGACCCAGACCCATGACTCTTATGGCTACATGGAGCTGAGTGGCTCAGTGGGATGTAATAGTAGTAACATAGGGAACATTTACATTCAACAGCAGCAGCTGAACCAGGATCAGTTGTTACAGACCCACCTGCACCAGTTTGAGGAGGTGACTCTGTTCCCAGAGCAGCAGGAGGTGCACCCCTGGGAGGAGATGAAGGAGGAAGTGCAGGCCATCCCTCAGACTCTGGATCAGGGCTTTGGTCTGTGTGAAGGATTCTTCTCAGAGATACAACCCTGGGAGAGGGCTGAGGCCTACCTGTGA